The Taeniopygia guttata chromosome 1A, bTaeGut7.mat, whole genome shotgun sequence DNA window CCCGGCAGGAGTTCAAGGAGAGGCACATCCCCGGCGCGTCCTTCTTCGACATCGAGGAGTGCCGGGACAAGTCCTCCCCCTACGACTTCATGCTGCCCAGCGAGTCCCACTTCGCCGACTAcgtgggggggctgggggtcagCAATGACACCCACGTGGTGGTGTACGACGGCGATGAGGTGGGCACCTTCTATGCCCCCCGCGCCTGGTGGATGTTCCGGGCCTTCGGGCACAAGGAAGTCTCCGTGCTGAATGGTGGCTTCAAGAATTGGGTGAAGGAGGGGCACCCCGTCACGGCGGAGGTCACCCAGCCCACCCCGGCTGTCTTTAAGGCCAGGCTGAACAGGGCCCTGGTGAAGACTTTTGAGGAAATGGTACAGAACGTGTCGTCCCTAAAGTTCCAGGTGGTGGATTCCCGCCCCGAGGGCCGGTTTCGGGGGACAGAGCTGGACCAAGGTAATGGAGGTGGGACTGGCACCTGCCCCAGGATAGGATGATTGTCAATATTAAACTGGGAGTAACAGCTCCTGACACCCATCAAACAGATTTTCCTAATGCACAGGCATGCCTCAGCGCAACTCATTCATTACCTTAAGGGATCCACACTTGCACGTTCAGACCCCAATGCCATCACTGAATGCTTTTGTTGCAGTTGGCTAtaaagctgcaggaggaaataGCAGAAAAGGGCTGCAGTCATTTGGTTCCAGCATCTCCTATCCCACACCCTGCAGAAGTTTATCAAAATGCAAACATGGGAGGTGAGAGCTCCCAGGGGTTTGTTCAGGGTCCTATCTAAAACCAGCAGACACATATAAACTATCAG harbors:
- the LOC116806607 gene encoding thiosulfate sulfurtransferase, translated to MARQGLSRALVTASWLAEAVRAGRVGAGLRVLDASWYPPKERNARQEFKERHIPGASFFDIEECRDKSSPYDFMLPSESHFADYVGGLGVSNDTHVVVYDGDEVGTFYAPRAWWMFRAFGHKEVSVLNGGFKNWVKEGHPVTAEVTQPTPAVFKARLNRALVKTFEEMVQNVSSLKFQVVDSRPEGRFRGTELDQGLESGHIPGAVNIPFHSFLSETGHEKSIEEIQEIFREKKVDLSKPLTATCRKGVTACQIALAAFLCGKRDVAVYDGSWSEWFHRAPPHYKVSELKRSKA